In Nicotiana tabacum cultivar K326 chromosome 19, ASM71507v2, whole genome shotgun sequence, one DNA window encodes the following:
- the LOC107822705 gene encoding putative plastid-lipid-associated protein 4, chloroplastic produces the protein MATLSLSSSSSVKLKEISTFHSFPANAKFSSKPFCENLPVNHAPYCERRLQQVPESWKWRTKVSFFPFFSTKSKDIESLKLELLEAIAPLDRGAEATTEDQKLVDQIASKLEAANKVKEPLKSSLLNGKWELLYTTSQSILQTKRPKILRPNGKIYQAINADTLRAQNMETWPFFNQATANLVPLNERRVAVKFDSFKIAGLILIKSRGSGRGQLEITYLDEELRISRGNQGNLFILRMVDPSYRVPL, from the exons ATGGCTACTCTTTCtctgtcttcatcttcttcagttaAACTAAAGGAAATCTCCACTTTTCATTCTTTCCCAGCAAATGCAAAATTCTCATCAAAACCCTTCTGCGAGAATTTACCGGTCAATCATGCGCCTTATTGTGAGAGGCGATTGCAGCAAGTACCGGAATCTTGGAAATGGAGGACAAAGgtgtccttctttccttttttctcgACCAAAAGCAAAGACATTGAGAGCCTTAAGCTGGAGCTTCTAGAAGCCATAGCCCCTCTTGATCGTGGTGCCGAGGCTACTACTGAAGACCAAAAGCTTGTTGATCAG ATTGCAAGTAAACTTGAGGCAGCTAATAAAGTGAAAGAACCCCTGAAGTCAAGCTTATTGAATGGAAAGTGGGAGCTTTTGTATACCACATCTCAATCAATTCTGCAAACAAAG AGGCCCAAAATCTTGAGACCCAATGGAAAAATTTACCAGGCTATCAATGCAGATACATTGAGGGCTCAAAATATGGAGACATGGCCGTTTTTCAATCAG GCCACCGCCAATTTAGTTCCTCTTAATGAACGGAGAGTTGCTGTAAAATTTGACTCTTTCAAGATAGCTGGACTG ATATTGATAAAAAGCCGTGGAAGTGGTCGTGGTCAACTTGAAATCACATACCTGGACGAAGAACTAAG